tgattttggagaaaatgtatattgagttataacaatttatagattttacaacaGATGGGACGAGAGGGGGAAGGAGGGTGAGGAGACGggatgtcactgctcactttgtgtttgacctattgagtttgtaatattggtgaaggtcagtaaacgtaaagtttTAATGTGTAAACATTATTAagaagtaattgttcgaaggatCGTGGGAGGACTGCCCTCCtttatattttcgaaaaaatttcgccagtagactattgtatatctgtgtcccaaatttcatcaaaatccgtgtagccgttctagCGTGATTCaatcacaaaaacgaaaaaataaataaattataactgttcctagggggcgggacctcccccttttcaaaagaatatagctagtagatccttctagactattggctatatgtctgccaagtttcatccaaatccgtccagccgttcttgcgtgattgtcTCACAAAGACAAACGTGTGGACACCCAACAATCCAAACAtacaaactttcccatttataaattatactagcttttacccgcggccccgtccgcaaggagaaaataaaatatatgggctattcgcgttagcctgcttatcaagttatctctttaaaaattatttttgttaatgtaatgaaaggcacgcttacgtgagtaggacaatacagttttttcgaattaaaaaaatacatattgtttttaagttaaattaattgatatgacaggggtgattAATTGATATGAAGGCaccgggttaggggatcagaatatacccgcggtaggtatgcctgtcgtaagaggcgactaaaataccagattcaaggggctgtgtagcgcaacctttcaggttgccagcgcaatatatagcttctccaaacccaattgtcaacctcacctatccgcggcgaatcctgtttcactaacagacgaggctctggcgaccccaagctcctcatggaacttggggggtagggagggagggaatggcctgaaggtttaacgcggccacataaatcgttcccgagatggtcgggctaccaCCTTAagggtgctatggtaccggagcgtaccggatttgtatccggcaaaggaccatcacaccgataacactccccaaaaccttcggggagcaaccttatcgctacaacaacaacaacaacaggggtgaaggaattactattcatagaacgaAGGAGTGAAACTATAATTAGCTAAAACGAAAGAGAATTTTTccgatgaaaatagtgttgctttttctggtatttagttggttaaaatgttacaaaaaggttaattatagttataacagttcgtttcaggattcatttaaaaaaatcaaaaatagaacgaaaaagctgggtTAGAATAACAACATCtttggccataaaagctcataatttaaaaaggcatgtgtgctgaagtacctgtttcgaagagtccttaaatcatcccgacgggatcccggacagatcccgaaaaatatccagaaatgatgccggaaaggtccccaaatgaccctgacgggatcgtgtacggatctcgaaaatcatcctgaaatgatgccggaagggtcccgaaaaagtctcgaatttaccctaacgggatcccgaaaaccatccagaactgatcccggaaggatacccAAATAAccccaaaatagttccgaaattaccctgacgggatcccgaaagtcatccaaaaatgataccggaacgatccccaaatgatccctgaatAGTCCCGAactaactccgacgggatcccgaacgtatcccgaaaatcattcagaaattatccggagggtcccaaaatgatcctaaGATGGTCCCGAATaggtcccgaaataatctcgaCGGGATgtcagacggatcccgaaaaccatccagaaatgatcccggaagggtcccaaaatgatacggaaatagtcccgaaaaagtcccgatataaccccgacgggatgccggatggatcccgaaacccacccagaaatggtgccggaagggtctcgaaatgaccctgacgggattacaaataaggtgaagctaattataaaagcacgttaataaggcagtaggcgcgttgaagcgaatgaagagttacaaacaaacatacaggtaaagttaataaaagcgtgctgaTAAAAACAATTGAATGAAGAGGATTCCAGGAGGatacggagagcaccaccgatcgtttttccaaaattgtttagatctcgatctgtatgagctagataccaaaaactattgatttacaacatttatattgagttataacattttaTAGATTTTGCAACAGAGGGGGTGAGGGGAATTGGGTGGTGCTATggtgttttctgaagccatgctgatgacacgctagctgcaaatttgcttggaagtaggggagcaaaatggcttcaagcgtctttgctactggcgataggagagatatcggacgatacggctctcctatgttagctggtttcccaggctttagtagcgggaccaccttgcccattttcgatttttcgggtatgacaaaggcggaaagagacaggttgaagacatgtgctaagtatttgaaaccctctttccctaggcttttaagcatcggcatggctatgccgtctgggcccactgctttggatggtttagcgtgaccaatggcatcttcaacctctctggcggtgatggtaattggtgacgcgctgaatttatgtttatgtgcgtgtctgttggccctccgtctatctttgtcgaccgtagaatgcattacatattgacggcagaaagcgctcgcgcattttttcgaatccgacagcattTTATCGCTGagggcgatggaaactttgtcattgtgcttaacggattcgatagggactctaCGGTGGagcaaagtttacccacaccggcagagaggttacaacctcttaggtgctcctcccatttcgtccgcttgtgttcgtccacaagcaatctgatgcgttggtttatatcccttatttgggggtcgcctgggtcgagctatcttataaggtcacgtcctctcgctaaatttgcggcctccgccgggaagtggggccgaatttcgggaattctcccggcgggaatgaaacgtgcggaggcgaattcaatgaccttgcggaaagcacgctccccttggccgACATCAGtcgggagggcagcaaagaggttgtctgtaaaagatttgtattcgtcccactttccttttttaaagtttccgaaagtgcgtttttctgtaacgatgaagtcggcggtacgctggaATGAAAtaggtataggcaggtggtcggatgccaatgttaccatcggctgtcagttgacgcagtttacgagttctgcgctcacgattgagatatccggcgaactgtgacagcttcctaccatacgtgtgggggcgtctccgtttattgtgcagaacgtcgtttcttctatttgatccgccaacgtctcacccctactgtccgcccgcaagtttgaatgccatacatcgtgatgggcattaaagtcgcctaagataatgcgattgttgccagtgagtatgGCGCTAATATTAGCGCGGTATcgactggggcaacaggtggcaggagggatgtatatgttgatgatttctaggtttgcatcgcctgaccggacagataggccttgaggTTCTTAGACATTGTCCCtccggtcgatgccaggatcaaatatatgatattgcacagagtggtgtatgataaacgcgataccgcctccatttccgctcatgcgatcttttctgtggacattatacccagaacaggtttgcagtgcagatcttgctgtgagtctagtctcttgaatcgcagcaatacggatgttgtgccgcttcatgaagtcgactatctccgtgatattcccagttaatccattacagtttaactgcagaattctgaagtgcatagggggagacgtcgccactctgagAGTAAGACGTCGggtttgggatcaagcccagaacaacctgtccgatgcaaccatcccttacacgagacacactgaacagagtatgaccgtcctaaaaagattcttttccggcagatgcagcaaacccatttctcaggagctgctgggaggatgacaatttgtggaagaacgcaacaaattaaatggggttacactgaaatgacagtccttggtcgggaaaatcccgagtcgctccggtacatagaaccgactgccttgggtaATTCGTTGCACCTTGTTGCCAAAACACTAGTACCAACTCATTGACACCAGGTACACCAGCAGAAATCGGATAGCACACTCGACGAAGCCTATATCCTTCAGGGCGCCTTCAACcatctctgactcccagagtgacgacctCCCcacctatgcacttcagaattctgcaacttaATTGCAACGTTTTGACTGGCAAGATCGCGGAGATAGTTTGCgacatgaataaaaataatatccgtattgccgcaattcaagaaacaaaacTAACTGCCAGATCGGACCTCCGAACTGGCTACAACATTCATAGGCAGGATCGCACAAGGGGTAATGGTGGTGGCCTTGCCTTTATCACTCATCACACCGTACATTTCAACCTAGTATCAGCCGCAGGGATAATACCTTAGAAATTCAAGGCATAaccatccggtcaggcgatgttgacgtagaaataattaacatctatattccccctgccacctgctgtccaagtggctatcgccctgatatcagtacgctactctgtggcgaaaaccgtcttatgcctggcgatttcaacgctcacTACATTCTCTGGCATAccagcttgccagtcgacagAAGAGGCAGGCAGCTGgcagagcaaatagacaatacggCGAGGCCCCCACCGGAATTGCAGGTAATTGCCACAGCTCACCTGACATCTCAATCGTCAGGGCTTATAAATTGCGTTGAATGGCAACCGATCTTTACTGTAGCTTCTGATCACCCGCCCATACCCCTTTCAATTGAGCAACCTGCcaattttatcacctctgaaaagcggaatttaattgattttaaaaaagcCAATTGGGAAGATTACCAATCTTTGCTGCTCTTCCCGTTCCGAGCGATGTCCAGCAGGGCCAGCGCGCGTcccgcaaggtcatcgcttcagcttctgcacgcttcaCCCCGGCTGGTaaaatacctgaaatcataccgcatttgCCGGCCGAAGCCGCAACTTTAGCAAAAACACGTGACCTTGCGAGACACCTCCACCATAGAGACCCCCTTATTAGGAGTCTTAATttggatatcatgcggctggtaaatgaacataaacgtaccaaatgggaggagcatctaaagaactgcaacctctctgcgggtgttggtaaattctggtcaaccgtcaaatcttTGTCTAAGCCTACTAAACACAATGATAAAATATCCATAGCCTTCGGTGataaaactttatctgattcgaagaaatgctcgagcttttgccgacaatttataatgcattcttctgtagataaagccagacgtcgtgctaacagacgAGCCCATAAATATAAACATGACgtcccacccattaccatcacccccacagaggttgaagcagccatccgtaaggccaggccctccaagtcgataggccccgacggaatagccattccaatgcttaaacaccttggcgatgagggaataaaatactGCCGCTAATAAAGCTtggcaaaccagctaacgaaggcgagtctcatcgaccgatatcactcctttcgccagtagctaagacattggaaaccgttttgcttgctcatttcacggcaaatcttcgcctcgccacgcaccaacatggcttccgtaaaatgcacagcaccaccaccacgctcaacgCCATTAACACTCTGGTTAATTACggattaaatcagcaaaaaccccatcatacgacggtgctcgtggcacttgacctatCAGAAGCTTTAGACACAgccaaccacggcacgctactccaagacatagaaggctcacaccttcttgcttgtctaaaaagataaatcgctaattatctgagtggtcggcaggcgtcggttgaatttaggaaggaaaaatttttaaacctagaaaaattaaacaggggttccacagggtggtgtcctatccctgcttctgtttaatttttacatatcaaaactcccttccccaccagaaaaGGAGTCACACTCAattcctatgctgacgactgcactATTATGGCTACAGGAACTGGACCTTCAGTTgatgaattataaaataaaaaaacaataaatgtaaggcgcgataacctccgaagagatctaaggccgagcttctcttccaatttgcgtcgtgctcctcttgattttccctacaaattgccggaaggggcctacatgttttatgccgactccgaacggcatctgcaaggcagatgagttttcacggagagcttttcatggcagaaatacacccggagcgcttgccaaacactgccgaggggcgaccccgcttagaaaaattttcttctaattgaaaaaccttatttctaaaattttgatgttgctttgcccggggtgcgaacccagggcatacggtgtgataggcggagcacgctaccatcacaccacggtggccgccagttgatgagttagtttctaaaataaacagctatctccctatCTTTCCTGTTTCTTCACCTCGCACAACTTGGCATTATAGCcaacaaaatccacggccaccctgtttacgacgtggaaggaacaaatgtcgcaaatattggacgttcgcgTCGATGGTGtgacactaccgactgtcagtcacccaaagatcttaggggtgaCGTTCGATAATAATCTAACCTTCAAGGtcaccgtggtgttatggtagcgtgctccgcctatcacaccgtatgccctgggttcgcaccccgggcaaagcaacatcaaattttagaaataaggtttttcaattagaagaaaatttttctaagcggggtcgcccctcggcagtgtttggcaagcgctccgggtgtatttctgccatgaaaagccctcagtgaaaactcatctgcctcgcagatgccgttcggagtcggcataaaacatgtaggccccttccggccaatttgtaaggaaaatcaagaggagcacgacgcaaattggaagagaagctcggccttagatctcttcggaggttatcgcgccttacatttattttttttattcaaggcTCATGCCGCCGatattgtttctaaagtacaaagtcgcaacaaaatcctcaagttgcTTGCCGACAGCACATGGGGGAAAGataaacgttgctaaccacgtacaaagcaattgaccggccgctcatgagctacgcgtcaccagtctggtcgccttGTCTTAAAAAtgcacactggaaaaggctacaggcctgccaaatgctgcaatcagaactgccaccggatgcccccttatgacccccgaacaccatctacatagttaGGCCAAatagctcaatattaaagagcacaatgaaatgctgaacagttcttgcttaattgtcacaaaccaggacatcctagcaaacaactgcttaatTTAGCAtcgcctccacggggattaagcGAACAtctaaagcactatgacgagatccggcacctgccaacacagccgtttcaTCCAGGCAAGCATAAACAGGCACTTagatccacacagaatcggtaaacctTCGTCAGGACGCCCACCGTGAACCCcattattaatatgcaatatcccacccttgcagaagaagaaagcacactaccaaggtagacacgagtcaccctggcccaacttcgttatggataatgtaacaggttaaactcttacttgtctagaatcaaccccgacataacataacattaaatatttttctctTCCGTTTTTGGATTATTGTTGTCAAGTTGTTGATAAAGTTCTTAAATTCGatttatttgtaaaacaaaatgcATACTATTCCGTCTGTTTAGTGTGTGTATTAAAGAACGGCTTAATATACATAGAAACATGACTAGTACCGTTTTAATTATTAAgcgacaattaagtaagtaataaatAACATATTTTATAGATATTAAGTGTAAAGGATCCCAATTGGTGGCAAGCGAAAAATTTACAAGATCCTTCGGAGCAGATCGGTTTGATACCTTCACAAGAATTGGAAGAGAGACGTAAAGCTTTTGTGCTTCCTGACGCTGATTTTGCACATAAAATTGGCATTTGTGGAACAAGGGTTAGTATTTAAAATATGTGATGTCTTTGTAAGTTGCTTCATATTTGTTTTTCTTCAAAGGTGTCAAAGCGTAAGAAAAGGACTATGTATAAATCCATGGCAAATTGTGAATTTGATAAAGCTGATTTGATTCAATATGAAGAAGTAACAAAAATGCCGCCGTTTAGAAGGAAAACACTTGTTTTAATAGGCGTTCCAGGTGTTGGCAGACGGACCTTAAAAACTCGCCTTATTAATAGCGATCCTAATCGCTTCGGTGGAGTTTTGCCATGTTAGTTTCATACAAAGTACGTATGAgttattaaataattataaaaaatttgttttatcacATCCAGATACCACTAGACCTAAGAGGACGCTGGAAGAAGATGGAGATAGCTATTGGTTTATAAATCGGGAACAAATGGAAGAGCAGATAAAGCGTAACGAATTTATTGAGTACGGTGAACATAACGGACATTTGTATGGATTGCACTTAAACTCAGTGAAGGAAGTTATCAATAGTGGCAAGTTCTTGTAATTTGTTTTCACAATAGTGAACTAATATTTTTAATCTTAGGTCGCATGTGTATATTAGATTGTGCTCCAAGCACCTTAAAATTTTTGCATAATAGTCAAGACCTGATGCCATATGTTATTTTTATCGCCGCGCCTGGAATGGAACAACTTAAGCTAATATATTCTGAGCGTCGTGCAACAGGGTCTATAAAAAATTTAACGGTGAGTTAAGAAAAAGTCAGCATATACAGCATACTTAGACGTAGCGGTTTCCGGGAAATGTCCCGGTTTTAGGCCTCTTGCCCCGGTTAAACTTGTAAGTTTCGCGGGTAACTTGTTTGTTTATACTTCATTACCGCCTTTAATTAGTGAAATAGTTTCATCTTCCTAGCAAGGGAAACccagtccagggactaataaagaatgagaacgaggaatggtcacgtaatagtgaggaatcccttgaggtgcttttcgatacatatttcccatc
The DNA window shown above is from Eurosta solidaginis isolate ZX-2024a chromosome 2, ASM4086904v1, whole genome shotgun sequence and carries:
- the vari gene encoding protein PALS2 isoform X3 → MPVEAVKIVGVRRVENKPLGFTVEVNSQSQLVVARVISGSIAEKQGLLQRGDVILEVNGNSVNTPESLQSEVSRAEENLAFKVVPFTGEDFSGSGVTNSDINEKLGRKLTCFMRALFDYNPLDDSLLPCKDIGLPFKSGDILQILSVKDPNWWQAKNLQDPSEQIGLIPSQELEERRKAFVLPDADFAHKIGICGTRVSKRKKRTMYKSMANCEFDKADLIQYEEVTKMPPFRRKTLVLIGVPGVGRRTLKTRLINSDPNRFGGVLPYTTRPKRTLEEDGDSYWFINREQMEEQIKRNEFIEYGEHNGHLYGLHLNSVKEVINSGRMCILDCAPSTLKFLHNSQDLMPYVIFIAAPGMEQLKLIYSERRATGSIKNLTFDRQSSIRYSSRRARTLESLASLYEEDDLIATVEESSFIHRRYGKYFDMVVENDDCDSAFQEVVKILDQMSLKEQWVPVDWIY
- the vari gene encoding protein PALS2 isoform X4 is translated as MDGRSRFGRTGRAVFVKNCRIIEMKQELQTNSKVILPANLNNKQICDDIIRKCSPSRRLESRELAKILIQPHIRCFMRALFDYNPLDDSLLPCKDIGLPFKSGDILQILSVKDPNWWQAKNLQDPSEQIGLIPSQELEERRKAFVLPDADFAHKIGICGTRVSKRKKRTMYKSMANCEFDKADLIQYEEVTKMPPFRRKTLVLIGVPGVGRRTLKTRLINSDPNRFGGVLPYTTRPKRTLEEDGDSYWFINREQMEEQIKRNEFIEYGEHNGHLYGLHLNSVKEVINSGRMCILDCAPSTLKFLHNSQDLMPYVIFIAAPGMEQLKLIYSERRATGSIKNLTFDRQSSIRYSSRRARTLESLASLYEEDDLIATVEESSFIHRRYGKYFDMVVENDDCDSAFQEVVKILDQMSLKEQWVPVDWIY